The segment CGCCGTCGCGAACAGCTCATTGCGGAGATTGAGAGCAAGTTGCAGCACCGCGTCTCACAGACGCCACTGTTCTCGATTCGGTGGAGCCTGACATGATCCGAAGCGTCCACTTGACGTACATTCGCAATACTGCGAACATGTGACGTGTCTAACGAGAGAACGACTGAGAGGCTTGACGATGCCTAAAGGTAAGAAACCACCCACCACTGATGCCGTGGAAATTCTCCACCGCCGCTATTATGCAGGCCGACCCGAACGGCTTGCGGCGCTTGAGCAGGCACGCGCCAACGATAGCGTGGCCCGAAAAATCGCCGCCCTGCGCGTCAAGGCCGGGTTGACACAACGCCAACTGGCCAAGCTGGTCGGCACTACGCCCTCCGTCATTTGCCGGCTCGAGAATGCGGACTATGAAGGTCACTCGCTGGCGATGTTGAACAGGATTGCCGCCGCGCTGAATCAGCGGGTGGAAATTCGTTTCGTGCAAGCCCGCGAGCGGGTTCAGCACACATGACACGTATTGTTGGCCCTCGCACGTTGCGTGATGCGATGACTGCCCGCATGACTCGCGTCGAAGAAGCCTGGATCACGGAAGCGGAGCGCCGGTTTTCCGAATGGCGTCGTGGGAAACGGGTGGGAATTCCAGGTGACCGCGCCCTCAAGCAAATTCGAAGGGACCTTGGCTGGTGAAGGTGCTGTCGGAGAAAGCGCCGATGATGTGCGTGATTTGTAAGAACAGGACAAC is part of the Candidatus Methylomirabilota bacterium genome and harbors:
- a CDS encoding transcriptional regulator, producing the protein MPKGKKPPTTDAVEILHRRYYAGRPERLAALEQARANDSVARKIAALRVKAGLTQRQLAKLVGTTPSVICRLENADYEGHSLAMLNRIAAALNQRVEIRFVQARERVQHT